In Corynebacterium nuruki S6-4, the following proteins share a genomic window:
- a CDS encoding GMC oxidoreductase: protein MKHTEHPSTDPAGPALSSSRRQFLIRSAALGITGALGAAATATASAQTGSAGSGGIIGSSGPAPRPGTGDDNAPTVAEDRKVVIVGSGFGGGVSALRLTEAGVPVTVLERGRRWETGPDADTFPSATAPDKRFLWHRSAPQLFGRYFPVDPYVGILEAVATPTMTALCPTGLGGGSLVYQGMSLEPTKDLFNAHFPEELDWDRMHRVHYPRVAGMLQLQTCPDDIIASDNYKVARVFAQRCRDAGLTPEKIPMPIDWDYARRELRGEMKPSYTDGSGAMGVNNGGKHSVDVTYIAAAEATGLAEIRTCTEVTDIERLKDGRWRVHADHTDDAGVPLQHQVITTDRVIMGAGSINTTRLLLRAKNTGTVPDLPDALGEGWGTNGDRIYVWSDPGAGFGPVQGGPVVYGTMLWDDVNHAHTVIQASMPGMGTDIASTMMVGYGVSDTRGRFVWDKGEGQAVLQWPEGGDGELITGYIRPTADRIITAGGAHGMLTDTNTMVNSTWHSLGGACMGPVCDLEGRVSGQPGLYVLDGALIPGTTAACNPSMTIAAVAERAMESLVPEIVSSVA from the coding sequence GTGAAACATACTGAACACCCCTCCACAGATCCTGCCGGACCCGCCCTGTCCTCCTCCCGCCGCCAGTTCCTCATCCGCTCCGCCGCCCTCGGCATCACCGGTGCGCTCGGTGCCGCCGCCACCGCAACGGCGTCCGCCCAGACGGGTTCGGCCGGGAGCGGCGGCATCATCGGGTCCTCCGGCCCCGCGCCCCGCCCCGGCACCGGGGACGACAACGCCCCCACCGTCGCCGAGGACCGGAAGGTCGTCATCGTCGGTTCCGGCTTCGGCGGGGGAGTGTCCGCACTCCGGCTGACCGAGGCGGGCGTCCCCGTCACCGTCCTGGAACGCGGTCGCCGGTGGGAGACCGGCCCGGACGCGGACACCTTCCCCAGCGCCACGGCCCCCGACAAGCGGTTCCTGTGGCACCGGTCCGCCCCGCAGCTGTTCGGCCGGTACTTCCCGGTCGACCCCTATGTCGGCATCCTCGAGGCGGTCGCCACCCCGACGATGACCGCACTGTGCCCCACCGGTCTCGGCGGCGGGTCCCTGGTGTACCAGGGCATGTCGCTGGAGCCGACGAAGGACCTGTTCAACGCGCACTTCCCGGAGGAACTCGACTGGGACCGGATGCACCGGGTCCACTACCCGCGGGTGGCCGGGATGCTGCAGTTGCAGACCTGCCCGGACGACATCATCGCCTCCGACAACTACAAGGTCGCCCGCGTCTTCGCCCAGCGCTGCCGTGATGCCGGCCTGACCCCGGAGAAGATCCCGATGCCCATCGACTGGGACTACGCGCGCCGGGAACTGCGGGGCGAGATGAAGCCCTCCTATACCGACGGCTCCGGCGCGATGGGCGTGAACAACGGCGGCAAGCACTCCGTCGACGTCACCTACATCGCCGCGGCGGAGGCCACCGGCCTCGCCGAGATCCGTACCTGCACCGAGGTCACGGACATCGAGCGGCTGAAGGACGGCCGGTGGCGGGTCCACGCCGACCACACCGACGATGCGGGCGTCCCGCTGCAGCACCAGGTCATCACCACCGACCGGGTCATCATGGGCGCCGGCAGCATCAACACCACGCGGCTGCTGCTGCGGGCGAAGAACACCGGCACCGTCCCCGATCTGCCGGACGCCCTGGGCGAGGGCTGGGGCACCAACGGCGACCGCATCTACGTCTGGAGTGATCCGGGTGCCGGGTTCGGCCCGGTGCAGGGCGGTCCGGTGGTCTACGGCACGATGCTGTGGGACGACGTCAACCACGCCCACACGGTCATCCAGGCGTCCATGCCCGGGATGGGGACGGACATCGCCTCAACGATGATGGTCGGCTACGGCGTGAGTGACACCCGGGGCAGGTTCGTCTGGGACAAGGGGGAGGGGCAGGCGGTGCTGCAGTGGCCCGAGGGCGGTGACGGTGAGCTCATCACCGGGTACATCCGTCCCACGGCGGACCGGATCATCACCGCCGGTGGTGCCCACGGCATGCTCACGGACACGAACACGATGGTGAACTCGACCTGGCACTCCCTCGGTGGGGCGTGCATGGGGCCGGTCTGCGACCTGGAGGGCAGGGTGTCCGGGCAGCCGGGACTGTATGTGCTGGACGGGGCACTGATCCCGGGGACGACGGCGGCGTGCAATCCGTCGATGACGATCGCGGCGGTGGCGGAGCGGGCGATGGAGTCCCTCGTCCCGGAGATCGTTTCTTCCGTCGCATGA
- a CDS encoding acetyl/propionyl/methylcrotonyl-CoA carboxylase subunit alpha, producing the protein MLSTILVANRGEIAARVVRTCRDLGLRSVAVYSDQDIESPAVILADEAYALEGTTLQETYLDVAKIIDIAERSGADAVHPGYGFLSEVPEAARAIADAGLTWLGPTADTISQLGDKISARRVAIAAGVAPVPGTVDPVSDMAEVDAFVAEHGFPIVLKRSDGGGGRGIEVMRDEQDVKNFAAGHAMAGGDLGKFFIEKFITSGRHIETQCMRDSHGNFAVVTTRDCSVQRRNQKVIEEAPAPFLPAGAAETLTAWSKALFDETGYVGLGTCEFMLTDEGNLHFLEVNPRLQVEHTVSEEVTGLDLVEAQITIADGGEIPAVPEVRGHSIELRLTSEDPANDLAPAAGKIKELTWPAGHGIRIETGVRLGDKVSPEFDSMIAKLIVTGPTRARAIARARRALAELEIKGIATVTPLLDLIIAHPDFDATNEHADLQVRTRWLENTFLPGLSDEDWVKLGKKGGKDGTDAKDGGDGDGEDGVGHAIAEALRTFTAQIDGRRHKITLPEGLASLAGLGSMMQSGIGNLGDSLGELGSNARRRVQPLRGSRRRAKKADAAPEAGEGLTADGALLAPMQAIVVRMGAEPGTQVTEGDVIIVLEAMKMEKYIHAPATGVLTSFDVEIGQNVPAGTPLLHIDAADAADATDAADTTETTEEA; encoded by the coding sequence ATGCTGTCCACCATTCTCGTGGCGAACCGCGGCGAGATCGCCGCCCGTGTCGTCCGGACCTGCCGAGACCTGGGTCTGCGCTCAGTCGCCGTGTACTCCGACCAGGACATCGAGTCCCCGGCCGTCATCCTTGCCGACGAGGCCTACGCCCTGGAGGGCACCACCCTCCAGGAGACCTACCTCGACGTCGCCAAGATCATCGACATCGCGGAGCGCTCCGGTGCGGACGCCGTCCACCCGGGCTACGGTTTCCTCTCCGAGGTTCCCGAGGCCGCCCGCGCCATCGCGGACGCCGGCCTGACCTGGCTCGGCCCGACCGCCGACACGATCAGCCAGCTCGGCGACAAGATCAGTGCGCGCCGGGTCGCCATCGCCGCGGGTGTCGCGCCGGTGCCCGGCACCGTCGACCCGGTCTCCGACATGGCCGAGGTGGACGCCTTCGTCGCCGAACACGGCTTCCCGATCGTCCTCAAGCGCTCCGACGGCGGCGGTGGCCGCGGTATCGAGGTCATGCGCGACGAGCAGGACGTGAAGAACTTCGCCGCAGGCCATGCCATGGCCGGCGGCGACCTCGGCAAGTTCTTCATCGAGAAGTTCATCACCTCGGGCCGCCACATCGAGACCCAGTGCATGCGGGACTCGCACGGCAATTTCGCGGTGGTCACCACCCGCGACTGCTCCGTGCAGCGCCGTAACCAGAAGGTCATCGAGGAGGCCCCGGCTCCCTTCCTGCCCGCCGGCGCCGCCGAGACGCTCACCGCCTGGTCGAAGGCCCTGTTCGACGAGACCGGCTACGTCGGCCTCGGCACCTGCGAATTCATGCTCACTGACGAGGGGAACCTCCACTTCCTCGAGGTCAACCCCCGCCTCCAGGTCGAGCACACCGTCTCCGAGGAAGTTACCGGACTCGACCTCGTCGAGGCGCAGATCACCATCGCCGACGGCGGCGAGATCCCCGCCGTCCCCGAGGTCCGCGGTCACTCCATCGAACTGCGGCTGACCTCCGAGGACCCGGCGAACGACCTGGCCCCCGCGGCCGGCAAGATCAAGGAGCTCACCTGGCCCGCCGGCCACGGCATCCGCATCGAGACGGGCGTCCGGCTCGGCGACAAGGTCTCCCCGGAGTTCGACTCGATGATCGCCAAGCTCATCGTCACCGGACCGACCCGCGCCCGCGCCATCGCGCGCGCCCGCCGGGCCCTGGCCGAGCTGGAGATCAAGGGCATCGCCACGGTCACCCCGCTGCTCGACCTCATCATCGCCCACCCGGACTTCGACGCGACCAACGAGCACGCCGACCTGCAGGTCCGCACCCGCTGGCTGGAGAACACCTTCCTGCCGGGCCTGTCCGACGAGGACTGGGTGAAGCTCGGCAAGAAGGGCGGCAAGGACGGCACAGACGCGAAGGACGGCGGGGACGGCGACGGCGAGGACGGCGTGGGTCACGCCATCGCCGAGGCGCTGCGCACCTTCACCGCCCAGATCGACGGCCGCCGCCACAAGATCACCCTGCCGGAGGGCCTGGCCTCCCTGGCCGGCCTCGGCTCGATGATGCAGTCGGGCATCGGGAACCTCGGCGACTCGCTCGGTGAGCTGGGCAGCAACGCCCGCCGTCGCGTCCAGCCGCTGCGCGGTTCCCGCCGCCGTGCGAAGAAGGCGGACGCCGCCCCCGAGGCCGGGGAGGGCCTCACCGCCGACGGCGCGCTGCTCGCCCCGATGCAGGCCATCGTCGTGCGGATGGGTGCCGAGCCCGGCACGCAGGTCACCGAGGGCGACGTCATCATCGTCCTCGAGGCCATGAAGATGGAGAAGTACATCCACGCCCCGGCGACCGGTGTGCTCACCTCCTTCGACGTCGAGATCGGGCAGAACGTCCCGGCCGGCACCCCGCTGCTGCACATCGACGCAGCAGACGCAGCAGACGCGACCGACGCAGCTGACACCACCGAGACCACCGAGGAGGCGTAG
- a CDS encoding acyl-CoA carboxylase subunit beta, with protein sequence MTTAQSTTVDYAALTAAADEKAKKFQHAKGKLTARERIEMLCDEGSFVEHGRFFGGDPASGFLGAAVATGFGTVGGRPVAVYSQDFSVRGGTLGKVEGEKITDLIERAVEQGVPCFALLDSGGARIQEGVGGLAMYGRIFRASCRASGFIPQISVILGPCAGGAVYSPAMTDFVVMTKENAHMFVTGPDVVRAVTGEEISLDDLGGAEMHNSVSGVAHYLAEDEEDALDYARSLLDYLPQNCNADQSTYSYKPSAEDIESAMGVGDIIPADPRMPYDVVDVIEALVDHGEFVEVQEHWAKSMVIGFACLEGTPVGIVADQPMHNAGTLDVESSEKTARFVRCCDAFGLPVITLVDVPGYLPGAEQERAGIIRRGAKVIYAYGNATVPMITVITRKAYGGAYIVMGSKGIGADYAYAWPNAEIAVMGADGAVQILNRRDIKAAPEDEQAAVAKQLSDEYAAKNINPNFSVEMGELDGIVQPIDTRDTIAAALRALRTKHRDLNRFKYHSNGPL encoded by the coding sequence ATGACCACGGCACAGTCCACCACCGTCGACTACGCGGCACTGACCGCCGCCGCCGACGAGAAGGCGAAGAAATTCCAGCACGCCAAGGGCAAGCTGACCGCCCGCGAGCGGATCGAGATGCTCTGTGACGAGGGATCCTTCGTCGAGCACGGCCGCTTCTTCGGCGGCGACCCGGCGTCCGGGTTCCTCGGCGCCGCCGTCGCCACCGGCTTCGGCACCGTCGGCGGCCGCCCCGTCGCCGTGTACTCCCAGGACTTCTCCGTCCGCGGCGGCACGCTCGGCAAGGTCGAGGGCGAGAAGATCACCGACCTCATCGAGCGCGCCGTCGAACAGGGCGTCCCGTGCTTCGCACTGCTCGATTCCGGCGGCGCCCGCATCCAGGAGGGCGTGGGTGGTCTGGCCATGTACGGCCGGATCTTCCGGGCGTCCTGCCGGGCCTCCGGGTTCATCCCGCAGATCTCCGTCATCCTCGGCCCCTGCGCCGGCGGCGCGGTGTACTCCCCGGCCATGACCGACTTCGTCGTCATGACCAAGGAGAACGCCCACATGTTCGTCACCGGTCCGGATGTCGTCCGGGCCGTGACCGGTGAGGAGATCAGCCTCGACGACCTCGGTGGCGCCGAGATGCACAACTCCGTCTCCGGTGTGGCGCACTACCTCGCCGAGGACGAGGAGGACGCGCTCGACTACGCCCGCAGCCTGCTCGACTACCTGCCGCAGAACTGCAACGCCGACCAGTCGACCTACTCCTACAAGCCCAGCGCCGAGGACATCGAGTCCGCGATGGGCGTCGGCGACATCATCCCCGCCGACCCGCGGATGCCCTACGACGTCGTCGACGTCATCGAGGCCCTCGTCGACCACGGCGAGTTCGTCGAGGTCCAGGAGCACTGGGCGAAGTCGATGGTCATCGGCTTCGCCTGCCTCGAGGGCACCCCGGTCGGCATCGTCGCCGACCAGCCGATGCACAACGCCGGCACCCTCGACGTCGAGTCCTCCGAGAAGACCGCCCGCTTCGTGCGCTGCTGCGACGCCTTCGGCCTGCCCGTCATCACCCTCGTCGACGTCCCCGGCTACCTGCCGGGCGCCGAACAGGAGCGGGCCGGCATCATCCGCCGCGGCGCGAAGGTCATCTACGCCTACGGCAACGCCACGGTCCCGATGATCACCGTCATCACCCGGAAGGCCTACGGCGGCGCCTACATCGTCATGGGTTCCAAGGGCATCGGCGCGGACTACGCCTACGCCTGGCCGAACGCGGAGATCGCCGTCATGGGCGCCGACGGCGCCGTGCAGATCCTCAACCGCCGCGACATCAAGGCTGCGCCGGAGGACGAGCAGGCCGCCGTGGCCAAGCAGCTCTCCGACGAATACGCCGCGAAGAACATCAACCCGAACTTCTCCGTCGAGATGGGTGAGCTCGACGGCATCGTCCAGCCGATCGACACCCGCGACACGATCGCCGCCGCCCTGCGCGCGCTGCGCACCAAGCACCGCGACCTCAACCGGTTCAAGTACCACTCCAACGGGCCCCTGTGA